From the genome of Candidatus Desulfatibia profunda:
TGCCGGAATGGTGGCCCAGAAAACGGGGGCGGATCTTATCTATCCCCGCTCTTCATTGATGCGGGAAATGAAGTTGCAGGGGCATCGCCTGGATGTCTGGCCGGTATTTGTTCCCCTGGTGGAAGCCGACAAGGTTATCAATCTGCCGGTTGCCAAGGTGCATGTTTTGAGTGACTTGACCCTGGGAATGAAAAACTGGATCGGAGCGGTAGGCGGCCGCCGCAACGCCCTGCATCAGGATATCCACCAGACCATTGTGGATCTGGCCCAATTTTTCAAGCCGGCCGTCACCCTTATCGATGCCACCCGCATCATGATTGCCAACGGTCCCTCCGGCGGCAGAACCTCGGACGTGTCGGCGGCGAATCGTCTGATCTTAAGCAACGACCCGGTGGCCGCCGATGCGAATGCCGCCGGTCTTTTCGGGTTTAATCCCGAAGATATCGGCTTTATTCGCCTTGGCCACAAATGGGGACTGGGAACGTATCAGTTTCAGAAACTTGACCAAAAGAAGGTGGAGATTTGAAAGCAGCGCATCTGGCCTGGATCAGACGGATCAGCCAGGCCTTTTTTTTATTGCTCTTTTTATTTCTTCTGGTGGAAAGCCGCCTTCCCCAGGACGTCTACCTCGATTATTCCGCAGCGCTTACGACCGAACAAGAGATCGGTTTAGAATACCCTGTCACCTTTTTCTTTAAGCTCGATCCTCTTGTCTGGCTCACAACGCTCATCTCCGGGCATAAATGGATCAAAGGTTTTGCCTGGGCCCTGGGTATACTATGTGCGACCTTTTTTTTTGGCAGGATCTTTTGCGGTTTTATCTGTCCTTTCGGCACGATTCACCATATCATCAGCTATTTAAGACCGGCCCTGAGGGGACGCCGGATGGTCGAAGCCAATTCCAGAACGCCGGCTCAAAGATTCAAATACTGCCTGCTGATTGCGCTTCTTGGAGCCGCTTTCCTTGGGCTGAATCTTGCCGGCCTGCTGGATCCCATTTCATTTCTCTTTCGCTCTCTGGCCCTGGCGGTTTTTCCCGGCCTGGGGACCGGCATTAAATCGCTTTTCGACCTGATGGCCCAAAGCGACATCAAAATCCTGAACCTTATCAGCTACGGTGCCGAGGTCCTGGTATCACCGGTTTTCGGGTATGACTATAAAGCCTATCAAAGCGGGTGGCTGATCGGCGTGCTTTTTATCGCCATCCTGCTGATGAACCGCATCCGGCCGCGATTCTGGTGCCGGACGCTCTGCCCGCTGGGCGCCCTTTTGGGCGTCTTTGGCCGGTTCAGCATTCTGAGGCTGGAAAAAAACGGTGAAAAATGCACGGACTGTAAATTATGCCTCAAAAGCTGCCAGGGCGCTGCAAATCCCATTCCCGGAGAACAGTGGGAGACTTCCGAGTGCCTGATGTGCTTTAATTGCTTTGATGCCTGTCCCGAAAGCGCCATTGCCTTTAAATTCAGATGGCCCCCCTTAAAAAACAAACCGCCGGATATGGGCCGCCGGGCGGTCTTGGGCGGTTTGACGGCCGGCATTTCGCTGCCGTTTCTGGGCAGGCTGGACGGCCAGATCTACAAGGTCTCGGACGCACGCCTGATCAGGCCGCCGGGATCGCTGCCGGAAAAGGATTTTCTGACCTTGTGCCAGCGGTGCGGGCTTTGCATGAAGGCGTGTCCGACCAATGTCATCAATCCTGCCCTCACGGAAGCGGGCATGGCGGGATTCTGGACACCGAACCTGGTTATGATTCAAGGCTACTGTGAGTACACCTGTACCCTTTGCAGCCAGGTTTGTCCTACAGAGGCCATCCGCAAGCTTACCGTAAAAGAAAAAATAGAGCTTCCGGTCAGGATCGGATCAGCCTATGTCGACCGGGGGCGCTGCCTGCCCTGGTCCGGCAACGGACCCTGCATCGTCTGTGAGGAACACTGCCCCACTTCGCCCAAGGCAATCCAGCTTATTCAAGGAGCGGTGCCCGGTCCGACGGGCAAGTATATCGATGTTAAACTGCCCTATGTAAATCTAAAAAACTGCGTCGGCTGCGGGATTTGTGAATACAAATGCCCGGTTAAAGGAAAGCCCGCCATCAGGATTATTGCCGCCGGCGAATCCCGCTCCCCGAAGAGCCAGATTCTGCTGTAACGCACATTTCATTTTAAGGATGGCGTTAGAGGTTATCCTTGTGAATCCAATCAAAACCTTTCATCTGGGATATCGGCAAGTGACAGATGAATTTTTTGCATTTTTGTAAAAATTTGTAAAATTAAAATAACCTACTGAAACCCAATTAAATTTATATTTTCTTGTGTTATCTTTGGTAATTTCGTATAATTATCTCAAATTTGATGAATTCGTAAAAAGATGCAGCCGCATTAATAATGTTAGCTTAAGAAAAAGGAATCAAAATGAATACAATCGAAATAAAAAAAATGAGCAGGATAGAACGTCTTCAAGCCATGGAGTCTCTTTGGGATTCACTTATTGTTGAAGAATCCGAGATTGAGTCCCCAGAATGGCATCGAGACATCCTCGAAGACAGAAAAAGAAAGATCAAAGAAGGTAAAGCGGAATTCATTTCTCTTGAAAAGCTGAAAGCAAGCAACAAATCGTGAAGATAAAAAATGTCGTTATATTAAAAGAAGTTGCAAACGATTTGAGCGACGGGAAGGCCTTTTATGATCAAATTCAAGAAGGCGTTGGTGATTACTTTTGGGATAGTTTAGTCGCCGATATTGAATCTCTAATAATCTATGCAGGTATTCATAATAATTAAGGTATGGTTTTCATCGAATGTTTGCCAAGCGATTTCCCTATGCCATCTATTACGAAATTGAGGATGAAACTGCTTATGTTGTCGCGGCGTTGCCCATGCGTCGGGATCCTGCATGGATTGAGAGAAAATTAAAAGAAAGAAGCTAACAACAGAATTCATGCTGGCAGCTCGTGAATTCCGAATTCCTTTTTTAAATTTATAGAGATAGATGTTTAGAAGTTTCGAACGTCGGAGCGGCCGACAAGGCTGCTGTCCAGCGGGTGAAAGTCCCGGCTATTGACTTGGCCAATTTATATCTAACAGTTTGTTATCAATTTGATATTAGCAAGATGTTTCCAAAATCAAGACCATCAACGTTTTAATGAAAAAAAATAGCCGATGATGTTGGTTCCAAATCTTAGCTTTTGGGCGATTCAAAAAACAAGGCATCGTGAATTAAAGACTGGTTTGGATTGAAACGAAATTATACAAGATATAGTGTGAGAGAGATGATCGGAGTTTCCCAATGATGTTCCATCTGGGATGCAACTATGCTAATCGTATCATAACAGATAGGAACCATTAGTATATTTGACTTTATGGCAAGATATGTCACTCCCAGACATTCCAAACCTGAGGTGCCTGGTAACCCATAGTTTTTTGATTTATAGATAAACGTGGGGAGAATCGATTCCGATTCCGAATCTTCAATTTTGGGCGATTCACGATTGAGACAATGAATCGTCACTTTTTGTCAAGCCTTATCTGATTCAAGATATTGTATGTCCTACCAACCTTCCATTCTTTGAATTACCTGAATTACCCTCAAACTATGTAAAAAATGTAATAGTTTTTATGTAATTGTATAATCAATTGGTAACGTTCAAAAGGTACGGCATTCTGATGTCACCGATGAGATTTGAATATGGAAATAGCCTTTGATGCCAAGTTTCTCTTTCCAATATTTTTCCCATTTATCTCTGGAATATTGTCTGATCATAATCATTTTAGATATATTTGTTACCGCTTTATCGGTCCATCCCCAAGCAATCTTCTTCAGGCGCCGGCCGATTTCTCTAAATAACCGTTCCAATAAAGAGGTTGTCTTCGGAGCAATTACACCTGTTTTCAGCCAAAGTTCTACATTGGTAAATAATCGATCTGAAAGGTTTTCAAGATAGGATGCCCCGCGATTATAACCTTTCGCGAAACGTTTTTATCAGTTCTCTAATTTCTGTTTTGCTACTTTCGTATTTAGTCTTTACCTGCTGCTTATCTTCTTCTTTAAGCAACTCAAAGTCTCCTTCAGGAAGCTCTATACCTAATTAACTGCTTTATTTTATCGGTTTCGGGCTGGCTATCTTTTTTCTTTAACCCGTCTTGCCAAAGGGAATGGTAAAGTCCTCTGGAACCATGCCATGTGCAACGCTGGGACTCAGCAACATCAGCCAAAAAATCGTCGAGCCCTGGCTCACCGTCATATATAAAGGGGATGTTTAATGGCTCGGCTTCCTTTATACGCTTTTTTATGGTGTGCTCTATCTCAGGCCAAGGAGTATTGCTGAAACTTCCCAGCGGTTCAACACGGCCCGCTTTCGTAATACCAATGACGGTCCTGAGTTCCCCTTTACGGCCATTTTTTTGTTTAACACCTGTGCCATCAGCTACGATGGCAGACAGCTCCTTTGGAACAATTGGTTCCTGAAAGGTATCATCAATATCACTACCAACGACGATATTATGAATACCACCAAGAGATATATCGATGGATCTTCCATCAATCAGCCTTCGATAATTGGTATCTATGACCGATTCAATCACATCATGTTCAAAATTATTTTCCCTACGAACATAAGGGTCTATTTTTAAGGCACTCAAAAGTGGAGTATGTCGAGCTTCGCATTTGCAACATTCAACTTCTCTTATCCGTAAAGCAAGATGACCAAATACGGTGGATATCTTCCGGGATTTGTTGCGGTAACCTTTCTTACGTACTTTACGACCCCGACAAAATCGACCATCAGGATCATTCTTTCTGATGTGTCTGCCCAATCCCTTTCTTGCTTTGCTCGGGTAAATGTCCGGGCGGCTTAAACGTTCCGCAATAAGATCATCATAGTCCTTTAAAATTTGTTCTAAAAGTCTAAGCAGTAAAGAGTCCCTAAGTTCCTTTAACCTATATACAATTTCGTTAAGATTGACATTTCCTGTTGCCAGTTTGTACCCAAGTGTTATATGTATTTCTCGTTCTATCACGATCTCTTTCTTTTAGGTTTTTGTCTGGAAACTTTAACCATAGAAAGAGATCGTGATTAAATCAAATGAATAAGTGGTCCACGTAAAAAGCTGTCGGTTATTGGCGCTCCGGCGGGGCATGACCTCCACTCCATTTCTTCGGAATTCCGTTCCGGCCATGCCCCACCTCCGCTTAGCCCTCATTTCGCTTTGAACAATTCGTTTTGTATCGTTAAATGTAAAGGCCGTACCTTTTGAACGATACTAATCAATTACATACTTATTGCTTTGGACTTGTTCTCCTGTTTTTAACACGCAGCTGAAGTATCTTGTTGATATATAAACAATAATATGACAGCAATCAGGTAAAAATTTAATACGGCACGAATATTGCTGTCAATGAAGGATAAATATCGAAAAATATAATATCTAAAGTATCAAAATGAAAAAAGAGGAGGGATATATGAAAAAGTTTTTAGTGTTTTTATGCACTATATCATTGATATTTGGAGTTGTTGGGTGCTAAATTTCACAATTTGTGGCCCTAAATCTCACATTATTTGAACCGTTTCAAAAAGAATATTTTGTCGTCTAACATGATGCTCAGTTATGAGGTTTATATCATATAATCTTAAGGTGTTATCTGCGGGATAGCGGGTTATAATTATTAAACTTAAAAAAACCAAATCAAGGTCAAATAATTCGAGACAAACAGGTCCAATTATTGTGGGCAGTAG
Proteins encoded in this window:
- a CDS encoding DUF362 domain-containing protein encodes the protein MNNQPISRRESIRKLLKISGGLAFSGAVTWTFRESGSAWAKPADEKFIVEGFGRKSGYSIKVLTRKVFEAAGGMQQFVSKQDVVVIKPNLSWARAPHLAATTNPEVLEAVIELCQEAGAKTVRIADHTIHDARRCFAITGAGMVAQKTGADLIYPRSSLMREMKLQGHRLDVWPVFVPLVEADKVINLPVAKVHVLSDLTLGMKNWIGAVGGRRNALHQDIHQTIVDLAQFFKPAVTLIDATRIMIANGPSGGRTSDVSAANRLILSNDPVAADANAAGLFGFNPEDIGFIRLGHKWGLGTYQFQKLDQKKVEI
- a CDS encoding 4Fe-4S binding protein — its product is MKAAHLAWIRRISQAFFLLLFLFLLVESRLPQDVYLDYSAALTTEQEIGLEYPVTFFFKLDPLVWLTTLISGHKWIKGFAWALGILCATFFFGRIFCGFICPFGTIHHIISYLRPALRGRRMVEANSRTPAQRFKYCLLIALLGAAFLGLNLAGLLDPISFLFRSLALAVFPGLGTGIKSLFDLMAQSDIKILNLISYGAEVLVSPVFGYDYKAYQSGWLIGVLFIAILLMNRIRPRFWCRTLCPLGALLGVFGRFSILRLEKNGEKCTDCKLCLKSCQGAANPIPGEQWETSECLMCFNCFDACPESAIAFKFRWPPLKNKPPDMGRRAVLGGLTAGISLPFLGRLDGQIYKVSDARLIRPPGSLPEKDFLTLCQRCGLCMKACPTNVINPALTEAGMAGFWTPNLVMIQGYCEYTCTLCSQVCPTEAIRKLTVKEKIELPVRIGSAYVDRGRCLPWSGNGPCIVCEEHCPTSPKAIQLIQGAVPGPTGKYIDVKLPYVNLKNCVGCGICEYKCPVKGKPAIRIIAAGESRSPKSQILL
- a CDS encoding addiction module protein, which produces MNTIEIKKMSRIERLQAMESLWDSLIVEESEIESPEWHRDILEDRKRKIKEGKAEFISLEKLKASNKS